Part of the Ziziphus jujuba cultivar Dongzao chromosome 8, ASM3175591v1 genome is shown below.
gcaataaaTTGAGACGTCAGGCTCGCCCCGGATGATCGACGtcacccaacctggacctaggggaacggaatttaaaaatatgagatggtaattatctcagtgagtgaccctatctactatacaattataataccacgataattaagtagataaataataattaattggaaataatattttctctcaaaacccttacgattctctcggttggaaaagttccctttttaaaacattttcacaaaaccctttattcataatccccgaaaaccaaggaatcaatttattcaactaaatatcaaataaaatataataaatcaagcattccaaatttataattaaaaagaaattaatttattgaataattaagtaaagagaaaattaaatcaatttaaaattcccattcaaataaataccaaaaacagtattaattatattcttaattccaatgcaatttcaaaatatttattttaaagttccAGTTCttaaaatcacttgatgcacccactatataccagtggcgccaacagtacctagcgtcccaaggtaccgccagacaggaggttatagacagaaaccggcatacggtagTGTGGTGTCCCACcgtgccgctgcaaacaggcgtcccggccatggaggggcggcctatcctcatccgatggcaaacacaggacaaccccataaaatcacctgcgcactactcacacccacccgcgcgctaatcacatccgtgtgcacactaaccatgtcacatataaacagaacaccagtacgtgtatggtgcatctaaaaatcataaatcaatacatctcaaaatttcaaattttctataaatataccgggtttatcccatccaattaaacccgtaatttttgcacaattcctttataatcatcgtcataaattcatcgcataaatttcataattttcaaatccaccagttcttaaatccaccaatttaaatattcaatttttttccaatggcataaatatttctgaaatataataaattaaatcacataatattccatgggcaaaattataaaaattgaggccatcaacttaaacaaatattttccttgaaatatttaaaaatcaaatcatgccaaaaaataatattaaaaccacaagaatttcatatataattgaattccacaatcctCAATGCCACAAAATAAGTTCCacattgcataaatttatataatgcatattttctttaatcaaaataaatccaccaataatttccacaataaatcaattattatcaaaatcacaatgcctttatatatcaaatttccataaaatccaaatttccataatttgtcaaaaatcaaaatatgatttaatttattcaaatatgggcatcaaaatttccacatataaatccactaaatatttgacacatagaatataaatttcaaatattcaattcacaaatttaattcctgaaattaattttgaaggtgggtcactcaccttaagcacacaattaaaccacgatccaccatgtgatcaattccacgacacacacgtgctcctagaacaacaacagtacacatctcaaataaattaatattttattcgggtaaataatacctggtacccggggggtctaacacaaacgttaaccaaaattgacaaattatatgtctatggaaagcttgtgagatgaggatcacattaccgacctccattgagttcaatttaaccggcggtggccggaatttggccggaaataTTCGGCCGAagattcaattcctcgtatctcgcaaaccgcttcgaattttgaaaattggaggccatatatgggatcagaagacccaaaatagggggaaaggaggtttaatttggattgggctggccggaaatggcgagaatcgccggaaaaaactcaacccgccgccgccgacttcaccggcccgatctgggcgcgtccggcggcttCTGGCCGAGAAATTTGGAGGTCAACGTCGCCGGGGACTGGGCTCCTTCCCTGGCCGGCACGTGTGGCCGTTCGGccactgaaatccggccaaaacaatcggtcaaagagagaggggtagagagtcaaaggagagagagagaaaaaaaatccttGCTAGTGCTtaacgggctcggggaagaaggagaagggaaagaaaggaaaaggaaagaaaagaaaggtgttttcccacgtggggaaaagaaaaaaatgaaaaaaagaaaataattaaataataataaaaataatattattatataaaataacaataataaaataatatggtattaagcatggttgacatgtgcatctcaccatggtgacacatggtcacatttattaagtcacatgtggcacattgttacacgtttaaaaataatattaaaataatacggtattcgaaaaactctacaggtccataactttcaaaccacatgtccaaatcggacgtgccgctagtctacggactcgtatcgactagcactttacaaccatgcatgagtcaaagctcaactttgcatgaattaAAAGTCAATTCAGgtacccttggacagtttggaccttaatttgttttgctcataactttcaaaccgtagctccgttttcaacgtgctactagtctatgaactcgtgccaatgggtacttcgtaatggtaccttagttaacctagaattccatccaagtcaaaaagtcaacttttaccccttcggtcaacgatcaaagtcaaagtcaacggtcaacgatcaaagttgaaaattttctgttgtactttgggacggggtgttacaaaactGTTAAAGCTTTAGATTTAGCTCGAAGAGTGTAAATCCAAACAAATCTGGAGTAGTCATCAAGAAACTGAATATAATATTTGTAGCCTTCTTTAGAAGTAACTGAAGTAGGTCCCCATAGATCAATATATACAATTTCTACAAGAGCAGTAGTTCTAGAAGTAGAAACtggaaaattaatcaaatgatTCTTCCCAAGCTGGTATGCATCATAGAAAAATGTAGCTTTATTAACAAATTTTCTATTACAACTCTTTAATACTTCATCCATCACCTTAGTATTAGGATGTCCCAACCTTCtatgaaacaaagaaaaatctgGTTCACTAATTTGCTGACAAAGAAATTCTGAAACATTTGAAGATTCGGAACCAAAGACTGGTGTACTTACAGAAGCAACAGACGAGGAAGAACGATTACTACTTGCTTCAAAAACATGACAACAACAATTATTTCTACACTTATGACACTTATTACAAGTAGTAAAGACATTATTAGCTGTCAACAATCGTCTTTGAACAGCAGGAGCATATAATTTGTATAAGCCTTCTTGTAAGACTCCTTTAAGCTATATTTGATCCCTTTTGTCCTTAATAAAACAACATTGAGTAGTAAATTCAGCAGTTAACTCATTATCTTGAGTAAGCTGAGAAATACTCAATAAAATTCTTTGCTATATAAGGAACTACTAGAACATTATTCAGCTTAATCATCATAGATAGTGAGGGTAAAATAGTATTACTAAGATGAGTAATCTCCAAGTTTTGACCATTTCCAACAACCAACTTGTTGTTGCCTTGATATTCAATCTGTTCTAAAAGACTATCACCATCACCCACGACATGATTAGTAGCTCCATTATCAAGGAACCAAGAAGGATCTTTCTATAAAGAAGCAGAAACAACATTAGCAGTAGGATTTTGATTGTTAGTTAAGGTGGAAGGCACAATATAGCTTGCCAAATTTACTGGCATATGTGAAGTAGGAAATTGACCAAAACCATGCTGTCCAAGCACGTTCTGACCAACCACACTATTTGGCTAAAAACTTGACAGATGGGAACCATTTTGCATAAAATTTCTAGATGAAACCAAAGCATTAGAATACATTGATGGAACTGGAGGAACAACTTGAGTTCCAGAATGACCAAAATTGCCAACCATCATCTGAGAGCCATGACCAAATTGGCCTTGAAAACCTGGCTGAGGTTGAAGTTGGAACAAATTAGGAGTATATGGCAAAGCCGAAATAGAATTAATAGGAAAACTAGATTGCATGGCAGCTAGAAAACTTCTAGGACTAGATCCTTGCAACATTGGAGAGGGCTGTTGAAAAGGTTGAGTATATCTATAGTAACAAACAGCACCTACATGTCCCATTGAACCACAGACTTAACAGATTGGTCTATTACCTCTACCCGGCCAAAATAACTTCTTCCTCAATTCTTATATCCTCCATTATACCCTCTACTGGCTCTAGCTGCATGAACAAAATGTTGAGAATTGGGATTGTAAGACTGGTAATTATTAGCAAAATGAAAACCAGTGTTGAGGGAAATTTTTCATGTCTCATAGAATTATCAACAGAACGACTATTCAGACCATTTGAATTAGCAGCATTGAAGTTCAGAGACTCTAAAGAGCTCACAGAAAGACCAGTAGGATTAACAGAGACATTTTCTGAATTAGTAGTAGAGGACTGACCAAGCACACATCTCATACCAAATCCAGCAGACACACAGTAATATTTGCATAATGATTACTGCCAATGTTTATAGTAATAGCAGCATTGTACTCTTCGAGTTTACTCTCATAGGCTAGTAATCATGAACGTACCTCTGTTAGATAGATAGAATCTAACCTAGAATTAAGATTATCTGAAACAGAATCAAATTCTAGACCAAATCCCCCAAGAATGTAAAAAGCAAAATCAGTTTCATGAACAACTTCACCTGCTGCTTCAAGATTATCAGCAATTGTTTTCATCTTAAGCCAAAAATCATTGATACTCATGTCTCCTTTCTTGGTAGATTGAAGCTGAGATCGACGGCTTAGAATTTGAGATATGGAGTAAGAAACGTATCTAGTTTCCAAAGTCTTCCACACATTTAATGTAGTTTGAAGTCCAACCAAGTGACGAAGAACCTCTCGAGAAATGGCAGCTCGAATCCAACCAAGTAGAAGCTGATCTTGCTTAATCCAGTAATTAAGTTCCTCTTCACCGTCAACAACACCTTCAGATTTCTCAATTTCTGGATCTGTATTCTTCGTCAACATTGGGCCTCTTGAAAGTATGAAGTTCTCAAGATCATGTCCTCTGAGGGATGGAATAATTTGTGATTTCCAAAGGATGAAATTATCTTCATCTAATTTCATAATTGTGCTAGAAAAAGGTGAAACAAGCAGAAACATGTACTTCGAGGAAGCCATAAAAGCGTGCTTTGATACCATGtaagaaaaacaagaacaaagaAGTGCAGGAAAGTgcgagaaaatgaaagaaaagatgagaaaattgagaagaaattttgtattattcaaAGATTCAAAGATAGAATAATACATTCCTTTATCGTTTTGGTATATTATATACCAGAAAAAAACACACTACTTCTTACTTAACTGACACATTACTAAGCCTAACAACTTAACAAAACAAGAACAAGCCCGCTGTAACTTCTTTTTCGGACGTGGTAAACTGTATAACTGCTTCAGTTAGTTTGTATGAAGCTAGAAGATAATGTTTAGACACGATATGATGTAAAACTTTATTAGACAGATGAGCATGCCTGTGATGCCAATCTTGAAGTGTGATGTAAAGTAAACGAGTAAGCAATAGGAGAAGATGGAACCACTGTTGGGCATTTATACACTCCACTATTAAATGGACCTATGAGAAGTATTGAACCCATCTTGAGATCCTTCACAAGAAAGCAAGAAGGTAAGAACTCAATAgaagcattattatttttacagaattctaaaacataaagTAAATTATGGGTCATTTGAGGAATATAAAGAACATTGGATAGATTAAAAGTATGAGATTTTAAAGGTAAAGTTGTGGAGCGAATATGAGTAATTGAAAGCTTTGTACCATTGTCGATAGCTATTTCATCAGTATTGTCACATCCAAAATGAAGTGAAAGAGTCTGAAGATCTTATGCTACATGATGAGAGGCTTCAGAATTAAGGAGCTAAGGTTGagaatgattttgattttaaggAGTTTGGCCTTAAGATTGAACTTGTGTGAAAGGCTTGGGGAGAGAAATTTTGAGGCATAGGTGACAGCTGCTATTGCTGTGGCATGAAGGTCCATTGCTGCTTTAGTAAGGAACAAAAACGAACTGGATGTCCTTGTTGGGAACACAACTGACAATAGCCTTTGTACCCACCAGAAGAAGAAGAGTTGGATCGATGGGAATGAGAGCAAGGAGGTAGATTTCTTGAGTTAGAGGAAGAGGATGAAGAATTGAAGTGCTGTATGGGCAATAATAGGAAAGTCAAGGAGTTTTATTTCATGTCTTTTGATGCAGATGGAATGCTTAGCAAGTTTTTCACACAACCCTTCAAACCTGATAAGATTATCTTTAGAATGAATAGGagcaaaaacattttcaaattcaaaggaTAAACCATTATGCATAGTGTGATGTCATCATCTATCACGGGTTGATCAATCAAGGTAAGTTCATTAGCTGCTTTTTTCACATCATTTAGCTATTCCAAAACTGGTTGTGAGCCTAAAGCCTTGATAAGCCGAACTCTCAAATGAAGAACACATGATTGTGAGGGTTTGTCAAAAGCTAATGCTAGTTTTTGCCAAGTCTCCTTCATTATATCTGCTCTTGATACAAATCGATGGATTTTTGGTGATAAGGAAGCAAGAAGAGCTCCAAAAAATAAGGAGTTCTGATGAACCTAAAAGAGGCAATCTGGATTAGAAGACTTATCAAATAGAGTTGGTCAGGGATAGGAGATTGTCCCATCAATAAATCCGTATAGGTCATAACCTACTAGAAGAGCATCAAACTGCTtttccaacccaaaaaaaaaaaaaaaaaaaaaaaaaaacgttgttTCAGTAAGCTTTAATGGGGCTAATATAGCAACATTGATAACTACCAATGTACGATTGGTAAACATTGGCTCATTACTAATGGGTAAAGGTTCAGCAACAATGGACTCTTTAGAGACCGGTGTGGTTGGATTTGACATAGCattgaaaggaagaagaaaaagaaagctcaATGGAGTAAGTTTGCTCTCATACCGCATAAATGTTTTGTCAAAAGGGAAAAGCTTCTCTTATTATCAAACCAATCTGTATATATACAAGTGATATATGGATAAAGACAACGATGTATAACAAGGTAAGCTTAACtgaaaaatacatacatatctTACATAACCGTGAAATAGTTGTTACAACTACACTTTGTCAAACAATACATTCAGTAGCAACTTGAACATGGTTCGAAGTGCCATAACCTTAGAAATCACAAACAATACatcaaatcatttttatttggatgaaatcaaaggaataaattaataataaatcataatataaatGGTGAGTTTGTGATGATATCATCATTATCAGTAGCAGAGTATTTGTTCAACATGGAGGCATGTCCGGAGGTGGTGGTAAAATCTGATCATCTGGGGATTTCCCATTCTTCACTATGAACGCCATTGTCATACCCCATGACATATGCCTGTCCAAGTGGCAGTGCATGAACCATACTcctatacatatttataaaaaaaaaaaaaaatctttattaattaaaaatcattatacatatataccaaAAAAGGGAATTAAAAGAATAGTACTATCGTGGCGCACCGGGATTGCCAGCCTTGAATCTGACGGTGGTCCAGCCATTTATAGGGACGGCAATAGTGTTTTGGAGCGGAGGGTCGACAAGGTTATAATTCAAAGGGTCTTTATCCTTGTCGAAATTTCCAAATCCCCAACCAACCACGTAGAAACTGTACCCATGAAGATGCATTGGATGATAGTCCCCCGCCACCAAATTGGTCCCTTGGAACACGATCTCAACCGTCGAATTATACTCCAGTACCTTAACCTCCGTCCCAGATTTCGGTGTCTCCAAGTACAAAGGAAGATCCGCGGCCGTGAAATCGAAAACGGTCTCCGGAAAGTCGGGAAACCTGTCTCCGAAAACACCATTGGCATGGTAATAGTAAGCTTGCAATATGTTTTTCACCGTGGGAGTGACAAAGCTCACGTTGTTCACGCTAGCAGCTAAGCGAGAGCCATTTGGGCCTTGACACGAATCGTTTTGGTGGCAAGGAAACGTGTTGATGGAAAGAGTGAAAAATAAACTGTCGGTTATGTTCAATGGGACATCCACAGCAGAGTGGCTGTCATCGGCTAAGCTTCTGAGTCTCCCTGTGAAGCTCACCGACGAATTGGTGTCGTTATAGGGAGGGAGATAGGGGGAAAATGGAGGACAATTGGAGGGAGTGAAGTTGCCATAATGGAGAAGAGCAGTGGTGGTTGTGTTGTCGAATGGGTTGGGAGCTGCAGCGTAGACTTTGGCACCCATGTAGTAGTGGTGGTCGGGATCTTGATCGGCCGTCAACAAGAAGTCAATGGTTTGACCGGGGGATATTGCTATGTAGTTTGTGACGAATGGTTTGGTGTAGCTTGCATCTGATCCCACAATGGTGAGGCTGTGGTTGGCGATGGAGAAGAAGAGAATATCTTGGATGCCGGAGTTTATTAGACGGAGGAGATAAGTCTTGCCGTGCTCAACCATTAGCTTGAATGTATCTGCAAATTAATcaacattgtttaaataatatttagttACAGCATTTTCAGAGAGCTACCATATGCATACATGTCAATTACAGTAATGACCTGGTTTTGAGCAGGGATAGAGATCACCAGGTTGGCCATTGATGGTTAAAGCGTCTGAAATGTTGGGGTCTCCTCCGAATTTGAGAGACTCAGTGTAAAGCTTCTCTATATCTTCCTTCCACCACTCTCCTgcaaaaattgagattttccacattcattattattattcaacaCACATTTTCATGAGAAAATATGATTTAGTCTGGCATTTCTATTCGTTTGTACAGAAAGACAATAtgtacatattatatttaagattTTGATACTGTTTTTGCAGTACCTAATATGAGGGGGAATTCTGCATGGGGTTTAGAGAAGGGATAGTGGGTTCCTTTCTTAGGATATACGACAAGAGCTCCATAGACGGTAGCTCTGTCCCACTCACTGTGCGCATGCCACCACAGGGTGCCTTCTTCCGTGGATAATATAATCTTTTGGCTGAACTTGGCTCCTGGTTGAATTGGACACTGCGTAATATACTCTGGACCATCTGACCATGGATTCCTTGGTTGTTTCACTCCATGCCTGAAACATTATATAATCATGACAGCTTATTTTTCCCTCCTAAACACACAAAAAACTGAAACAAAAATAGTCATAagcgtgtgtgtgtatatatatatatatatataccagtgGATTGTAATGTTACGGTTGCCCTTGTTGTGAACATCGACGATGATGGTATCTCCTTTTCGAGCGTAAAGCGTTGGTCCAGGAAATTGGCCATTCACTGTCAATATGTTCTTCGTGCTGCACAATCTTGTGTAAGGGGCTTCTTTAACCTATACAACCAAAATGAATACAAATGTGTATCGTTCAGACTATGCATGTGTATATAAATCGACTTGgggatgtgtatatatacattccAGCTAGCTACATAAAGCACATATTAGTGGTTCAGGTGTGCTTGCAATGGCTTGTA
Proteins encoded:
- the LOC107414863 gene encoding laccase-15 → MKPLLRFQVLGVLVVLGILHCQASVRRHAFVVKEAPYTRLCSTKNILTVNGQFPGPTLYARKGDTIIVDVHNKGNRNITIHWHGVKQPRNPWSDGPEYITQCPIQPGAKFSQKIILSTEEGTLWWHAHSEWDRATVYGALVVYPKKGTHYPFSKPHAEFPLILGEWWKEDIEKLYTESLKFGGDPNISDALTINGQPGDLYPCSKPDTFKLMVEHGKTYLLRLINSGIQDILFFSIANHSLTIVGSDASYTKPFVTNYIAISPGQTIDFLLTADQDPDHHYYMGAKVYAAAPNPFDNTTTTALLHYGNFTPSNCPPFSPYLPPYNDTNSSVSFTGRLRSLADDSHSAVDVPLNITDSLFFTLSINTFPCHQNDSCQGPNGSRLAASVNNVSFVTPTVKNILQAYYYHANGVFGDRFPDFPETVFDFTAADLPLYLETPKSGTEVKVLEYNSTVEIVFQGTNLVAGDYHPMHLHGYSFYVVGWGFGNFDKDKDPLNYNLVDPPLQNTIAVPINGWTTVRFKAGNPGVWFMHCHLDRHMSWGMTMAFIVKNGKSPDDQILPPPPDMPPC